In a single window of the Massilia oculi genome:
- the mnmA gene encoding tRNA 2-thiouridine(34) synthase MnmA encodes MSKKKVVIGMSGGVDSSVAAWMLKEQGYDVVGLFMKNWEDDDDSEYCSTRQDWIDAASVADVVGVDIEAVNFASEYKDRVFAEFLREYQAGRTPNPDVLCNAEIKFKAFLDHAMKLGADLIATGHYARVRQNTGSGRFELLKAFDATKDQSYFLHRLNQAQLSKSLFPLGEIPKTEVRKIAEKLKLPNAAKKDSTGICFIGERPFRDFLNRYLSYKPGPIRLDDGSKVGEHVGLSFYTLGQRKGIGIGGLKSRKNADGTSEPWFVARKDIEANTLYIVQGHDHPWLLSNRLEAGQASWIAGEAPDPRALSAKTRYRQADVACRVQAASDGRFALDFTDPQWAVTPGQSAVLYDGDVCLGGGIIDARSGPA; translated from the coding sequence ATGAGCAAGAAAAAAGTCGTGATCGGGATGTCGGGCGGGGTCGACTCCTCGGTCGCGGCGTGGATGCTGAAGGAACAAGGCTACGACGTGGTCGGCCTGTTCATGAAGAACTGGGAAGACGACGATGACTCCGAATACTGCTCGACGCGCCAGGACTGGATCGACGCGGCCAGCGTGGCCGACGTGGTCGGGGTCGACATCGAGGCGGTCAACTTCGCCTCCGAATACAAGGACCGCGTGTTCGCCGAGTTCCTGCGCGAATACCAGGCCGGCCGCACGCCCAACCCGGACGTGCTGTGCAACGCCGAGATCAAGTTCAAGGCCTTCCTCGACCATGCGATGAAGCTGGGCGCCGACCTGATCGCGACCGGCCACTATGCGCGCGTGCGCCAGAACACGGGCAGCGGCAGGTTCGAGCTGCTCAAGGCCTTCGATGCCACCAAGGACCAGAGTTACTTCCTGCACCGCCTGAACCAGGCGCAGCTCTCGAAGTCGCTGTTCCCGCTGGGCGAGATCCCGAAGACCGAGGTGCGCAAGATCGCCGAAAAGCTCAAGCTCCCGAACGCCGCCAAGAAGGATTCGACCGGCATCTGCTTCATCGGCGAGCGCCCGTTCCGCGACTTCCTGAACCGCTACCTGTCCTACAAGCCGGGCCCGATCAGGCTCGACGACGGCAGCAAGGTCGGCGAGCACGTCGGCCTGTCGTTCTACACGCTGGGACAGCGCAAGGGCATCGGCATCGGCGGCCTCAAATCGCGCAAGAACGCGGACGGCACCAGCGAGCCATGGTTCGTGGCGCGCAAGGACATCGAGGCCAATACCCTGTACATCGTGCAGGGCCATGACCACCCATGGCTGCTGTCGAACCGCCTGGAAGCCGGCCAGGCCAGCTGGATCGCGGGCGAAGCCCCCGATCCGCGCGCGCTGTCGGCCAAGACCCGCTATCGCCAGGCCGACGTGGCATGCAGGGTGCAGGCTGCAAGCGACGGCCGCTTCGCCCTCGACTTCACCGACCCGCAATGGGCGGTCACGCCCGGCCAGTCGGCCGTGCTGTACGACGGCGACGTCTGCCTGGGCGGCGGCATCATCGACGCCCGCTCGGGTCCGGCCTGA
- a CDS encoding NUDIX hydrolase, whose amino-acid sequence MSDIFKPSVTVAAIIEHEGRFLLIEEETSEGVKLNQPAGHLDPHESLEQAVVREALEETAHEFIPRTLVGMYMSRYHSKSRNADVTYLRFTFAGAVGRKFDQPLDEGILRTLWMTRDEIAATADRHRSPIVLKCVDDYLAGQSTPLSLLHTHPSVFEGGI is encoded by the coding sequence ATGAGCGACATCTTCAAACCATCGGTTACCGTGGCTGCGATCATCGAGCACGAAGGCCGTTTCCTGCTGATCGAGGAAGAGACGAGCGAGGGCGTCAAGCTGAACCAGCCCGCCGGCCATCTCGACCCGCACGAATCGCTGGAACAGGCGGTCGTGCGCGAAGCGCTCGAGGAAACCGCCCACGAGTTCATACCGCGCACGCTGGTGGGAATGTACATGTCGCGCTACCACTCGAAGTCGCGCAATGCCGACGTCACCTACCTGCGCTTCACCTTCGCCGGGGCCGTCGGCCGCAAGTTCGACCAGCCGCTCGACGAAGGCATCCTGCGCACCCTGTGGATGACGCGCGACGAGATCGCCGCCACCGCCGACCGCCACCGCAGCCCGATCGTGCTCAAGTGCGTGGACGACTACCTGGCGGGCCAGAGCACGCCGCTGTCCCTGCTGCACACCCATCCCTCGGTGTTCGAGGGCGGGATCTGA
- the pepP gene encoding Xaa-Pro aminopeptidase: MMPDCAAHAARRAHLLGRMQPGAVAVLGTAPEVPRNGDSDYPYRHDSHFYYLSGFAEPESFVALVAAQGERPARAILFCREKNVEREIWEGFRFGPEAARAAFGFDEAYPIDELDARMAEVLADAPALYYALGSGAALDARVADWLKAVRARGRTGVTAPQTTHHLLAILDEMRLLKDEHEIALMARAGAISAQAHARAMRATRPGMFEYEIEAELLHEFRRNGAQFPAYPSIVASGPQSCVLHYNANNRRIGDGDLVLIDAGCELDGYASDITRTYPANGRFSDAQRTLYELVLRAQSAAIAAINPGRPYSAIHDAAVRVLTEGMLDLGLLDRNKAGPLDDAIASRAYAQFYMHGTGHWLGMDVHDVGAYRDVASPDKPSRSLQAGMALTVEPGIYVRPGEGVPERFWNIGIRIEDDVVVTGAGCRILTADAPKDVADIEALMRKH, from the coding sequence ATGATGCCGGATTGCGCCGCGCATGCCGCCCGGCGCGCGCATCTGCTGGGGCGGATGCAGCCGGGCGCTGTCGCCGTGCTGGGCACCGCGCCCGAAGTGCCGCGCAACGGCGACAGCGACTACCCCTACCGCCACGACAGCCATTTCTATTACCTGAGCGGGTTCGCCGAACCCGAGAGCTTCGTGGCGCTGGTCGCGGCCCAGGGGGAACGGCCGGCGCGCGCGATCCTGTTCTGCCGCGAGAAGAATGTCGAGCGCGAGATCTGGGAGGGTTTTCGCTTCGGCCCCGAGGCGGCGCGCGCCGCGTTCGGCTTCGACGAGGCGTATCCGATCGACGAACTCGATGCGCGCATGGCCGAGGTCCTGGCCGATGCGCCGGCGCTGTACTACGCGCTCGGCTCCGGCGCGGCGCTCGACGCCAGGGTGGCCGACTGGCTCAAGGCGGTGCGCGCACGCGGCCGCACCGGCGTCACCGCGCCGCAGACGACGCACCACCTGCTGGCCATCCTGGACGAGATGCGGCTCTTGAAGGACGAGCACGAGATCGCCCTGATGGCGCGCGCCGGCGCCATCTCGGCCCAGGCCCATGCGCGCGCGATGCGCGCCACCCGGCCCGGCATGTTCGAGTACGAGATTGAGGCCGAGCTGCTGCACGAATTCCGCCGCAACGGCGCCCAGTTCCCGGCCTATCCCTCGATCGTCGCTTCCGGCCCGCAGTCCTGCGTGCTGCACTACAACGCCAACAACCGCCGCATCGGCGACGGCGACCTGGTGCTGATCGACGCCGGCTGCGAGTTGGACGGCTACGCCAGCGACATCACGCGCACTTATCCTGCCAATGGCCGCTTCAGCGATGCCCAGCGCACCCTGTATGAACTGGTGCTGCGGGCGCAGTCGGCAGCCATCGCCGCCATCAATCCGGGCCGGCCGTACAGCGCCATCCACGATGCGGCGGTGCGCGTGCTTACCGAGGGCATGCTCGACCTGGGCCTGCTGGACCGGAACAAGGCGGGCCCACTCGACGATGCGATCGCGTCGCGCGCCTATGCGCAGTTCTACATGCACGGCACCGGCCACTGGCTGGGCATGGACGTGCACGACGTCGGCGCCTACCGCGACGTCGCCTCCCCCGACAAACCGTCCCGGTCCCTGCAGGCGGGGATGGCGCTGACGGTGGAGCCGGGCATCTATGTGCGGCCCGGCGAGGGCGTGCCGGAACGGTTCTGGAACATCGGCATCCGGATCGAGGACGACGTGGTCGTGACCGGCGCCGGCTGCCGCATCCTGACCGCCGACGCGCCGAAGGACGTGGCGGATATTGAAGCTTTGATGCGAAAGCACTGA
- a CDS encoding NAD(P) transhydrogenase subunit alpha has product MDISHTIINLIIFVLAIYVGYHVVWTVTPALHTPLMAVTNAISAIVIVGAMLAAGLTEGMAGRVAGTVAVALAAVNVFGGFLVTQRMLEMFKKKEPKAAKTAVEAKIEEKQA; this is encoded by the coding sequence ATGGACATCAGCCACACCATCATCAACCTGATCATCTTCGTGCTGGCGATCTACGTCGGCTACCACGTGGTCTGGACCGTCACCCCCGCGCTGCACACGCCCCTGATGGCGGTTACCAACGCCATCTCGGCGATCGTGATCGTCGGCGCCATGCTGGCCGCCGGCCTGACCGAGGGCATGGCCGGGCGCGTGGCGGGCACGGTCGCGGTGGCGCTGGCGGCGGTGAACGTGTTCGGCGGCTTCCTGGTCACCCAGCGCATGCTGGAGATGTTCAAGAAGAAGGAGCCGAAGGCCGCGAAGACGGCGGTCGAAGCGAAGATCGAGGAGAAGCAGGCATGA
- a CDS encoding FAD-dependent monooxygenase: MTEQTLDFDVAICGAGPVGLALAAFLARRGMPGARIALIDGKSLGQAISDPRSIALSWGSVQLLDELEAWPLPATAIHQIHVSRRGQLGRSLMDRRDHDVDALGYVTRYGAVVDALARRCDAAGVAVLRPARVQSLDETPDGALLALDDGRTVRAQVAVQAEGGIFGQQEGRARSRDYEQTAVIARVTSDAPIAHRAFERFTDEGPLALLPEDGPDGHQYALVWCVRPERAGTILDLDDTLFLQQLGEAFGARLGTFTKVSPRVAFPLGLNAEARATARTVAIGNAAQTLHPVAGQGLNLGLRDAAVLARQLARGATSAAIGRFLEERAQDRKLTIGLTDTMARAFTASKPLQPLLGLGLAALDLAKPARTLLADLMMFGRR, encoded by the coding sequence ATGACGGAACAAACCCTCGACTTCGACGTGGCGATCTGCGGCGCCGGCCCGGTGGGCCTGGCGCTGGCCGCCTTCCTGGCGCGGCGCGGGATGCCGGGTGCGCGCATCGCCCTGATCGACGGCAAGTCGCTGGGCCAGGCGATCTCGGACCCGCGTTCGATCGCGCTGTCCTGGGGCAGCGTGCAGCTGCTGGACGAGCTCGAGGCCTGGCCGCTGCCGGCCACGGCGATCCACCAGATCCACGTCTCGCGCCGCGGCCAGCTGGGCCGCAGCCTGATGGACCGCCGCGACCACGACGTCGACGCGCTGGGCTACGTCACGCGCTACGGCGCCGTGGTCGACGCCCTGGCGCGCCGCTGCGATGCGGCCGGCGTCGCCGTGCTGCGCCCGGCGCGCGTGCAGTCGCTGGACGAAACCCCTGATGGTGCGCTACTCGCGCTGGACGACGGCCGTACGGTGCGCGCGCAGGTGGCGGTGCAGGCCGAAGGCGGCATCTTCGGCCAGCAAGAGGGTCGCGCCAGGAGCCGCGACTACGAACAGACCGCCGTGATCGCGCGCGTGACGAGCGACGCGCCGATCGCGCACCGCGCCTTCGAGCGCTTCACCGACGAAGGCCCGCTGGCCCTGCTGCCGGAAGACGGTCCCGATGGCCACCAGTATGCGCTGGTGTGGTGCGTGCGTCCCGAACGCGCCGGCACGATCCTCGACCTGGACGACACCCTATTCCTGCAACAACTTGGCGAGGCTTTCGGCGCCCGCCTGGGAACGTTCACGAAAGTCTCCCCCCGCGTCGCCTTCCCCCTCGGGCTGAACGCCGAAGCGCGCGCGACGGCGCGCACGGTCGCCATCGGCAATGCCGCGCAGACGCTGCACCCGGTGGCCGGCCAGGGCCTGAACCTGGGCCTGCGCGACGCCGCCGTCCTGGCGCGCCAGCTGGCGCGTGGCGCCACGTCGGCCGCGATCGGCCGCTTCCTGGAAGAGCGCGCGCAAGACCGGAAGCTGACGATCGGCCTGACCGACACCATGGCCCGCGCCTTCACCGCCAGCAAGCCGCTACAACCCCTGCTGGGCCTGGGCCTGGCCGCCCTCGACCTGGCCAAGCCCGCCCGCACGCTCCTCGCCGACCTGATGATGTTCGGCCGCCGCTAA
- a CDS encoding NAD(P)(+) transhydrogenase (Re/Si-specific) subunit beta, whose amino-acid sequence MNAISMNLVTLFYLVASVCFIQALKGLSSPSTARIGNAFGMAGMAIAVVTTVALMLKLQDSLGQGGGSGFALVLLGVVVGGAIGAYAAKKVEMTKMPELVAAMHSLIGLAAVCIAIAAVSEPWAFNIATREMPLPFGNRLELFIGTFVGAVTFSGSVIAFGKLSGKYKFRLFQGAPVRFGGQHILNLVLAIAIVVLGLMFCFADGVAPAWTPFIVMAALAFVLGVLIIIPIGGADMPVVVSMLNSYSGWAAAGIGFSLNNSMLIIAGSLVGSSGAILSYIMCKAMNRSFFNVILGGFGGEAAADDGGAKEQRPVKSGSAEDAAFILQNAESVIIVPGYGLAVARAQHTVKELVDKLTEHGVTVRYAIHPVAGRMPGHMNVLLAEAEVPYDQVAEMEDINGDFGQTDVVLVLGANDVVNPAAKDPKSPIAGMPILEAYRAKSIIVNKRSMASGYAGLDNDLFYQPNTMMVFGDAKKVIESMVKAVE is encoded by the coding sequence ATGAACGCCATCAGCATGAACCTCGTCACCCTGTTCTACCTGGTCGCCTCGGTCTGCTTCATCCAGGCGCTCAAGGGCCTGTCCTCGCCCTCGACCGCGCGCATCGGCAACGCCTTCGGCATGGCAGGCATGGCGATCGCCGTGGTGACCACGGTGGCGCTGATGCTCAAGCTGCAGGACAGCCTGGGGCAGGGAGGCGGCTCGGGCTTCGCCCTGGTGCTGCTGGGCGTGGTGGTCGGCGGGGCGATCGGGGCCTACGCCGCGAAGAAGGTCGAGATGACCAAGATGCCCGAGCTGGTGGCGGCCATGCACTCGCTGATCGGCCTGGCGGCGGTGTGCATCGCGATCGCCGCCGTGTCCGAACCCTGGGCCTTCAATATCGCCACCCGCGAGATGCCGCTCCCCTTCGGCAACCGGCTGGAGCTGTTCATCGGCACCTTCGTCGGCGCGGTGACCTTCTCGGGTTCGGTGATCGCCTTCGGCAAGCTGTCGGGCAAATACAAGTTTCGCCTGTTCCAGGGGGCGCCGGTGCGCTTCGGGGGGCAGCACATCCTGAACCTGGTGCTGGCGATCGCGATCGTCGTGCTGGGCCTGATGTTCTGCTTCGCCGACGGCGTGGCGCCGGCCTGGACGCCCTTCATCGTGATGGCGGCGCTGGCCTTCGTGCTCGGTGTGTTGATCATCATCCCGATCGGCGGGGCCGACATGCCGGTGGTGGTGTCGATGCTGAACTCCTACTCCGGCTGGGCGGCGGCCGGCATCGGCTTCTCGCTGAACAACTCGATGCTGATCATCGCCGGCTCGCTGGTCGGATCGAGCGGCGCGATCCTCTCGTACATCATGTGCAAGGCGATGAACCGCTCCTTCTTCAACGTGATCCTGGGCGGCTTCGGCGGAGAAGCCGCCGCCGACGACGGCGGCGCCAAGGAGCAGCGCCCGGTGAAATCGGGTTCCGCCGAAGATGCCGCCTTCATCCTGCAGAACGCCGAGTCGGTGATCATCGTCCCCGGCTACGGCCTGGCGGTGGCGCGCGCCCAGCACACGGTGAAGGAGCTGGTCGACAAGCTGACGGAACACGGCGTGACGGTGCGCTACGCGATCCACCCGGTGGCCGGCCGCATGCCGGGCCACATGAACGTGCTGCTGGCCGAAGCCGAAGTTCCCTACGACCAGGTGGCCGAGATGGAAGACATCAACGGCGATTTCGGCCAGACCGACGTGGTCCTGGTCCTGGGCGCCAACGACGTGGTGAACCCGGCCGCGAAGGACCCCAAATCCCCGATCGCCGGCATGCCGATCCTGGAGGCCTACCGCGCCAAAAGCATCATCGTCAACAAACGCTCGATGGCCTCCGGCTACGCCGGCCTGGACAACGACCTGTTCTACCAGCCCAACACGATGATGGTCTTCGGCGACGCCAAGAAAGTCATCGAATCGATGGTCAAAGCCGTCGAATAA
- a CDS encoding Re/Si-specific NAD(P)(+) transhydrogenase subunit alpha: MRIGIPAETRPGETRVAATPETVKKLAARHQVLVQSGAGLHAAAPDSAYEAAGASIVDGAAAFGADIVLKVRSPDADERGLMRREAVLVGMLDPFDADNLAALAGSGLTAFALEAAPRITRAQSLDVLSSQANIAGYKAILLAANTYGRFMPMLMTAAGTVKAARVLIMGVGVAGLQAIATAKRLGAVIEASDVRPPVKEQVESLGAKFIDVPYLTDEEREIAQGSGGYARPMPADWMRRQGELVHERAKLADIVVTTALIPGRKAPILIGEETVRAMKPGSVIVDMAIAQGGNCPLTELGRTVVKHGVHIIGEPNLAALVAADASALYARNVLDFLKLVIDKDDRFFIDREDEIVTATLVCANGEVLRK, translated from the coding sequence ATGAGGATAGGCATACCGGCCGAGACAAGGCCGGGCGAGACGCGTGTTGCAGCAACTCCCGAAACCGTCAAGAAGCTGGCCGCCAGACACCAGGTCCTGGTGCAGTCCGGCGCCGGCCTGCATGCCGCGGCGCCCGACAGCGCCTATGAAGCGGCCGGCGCCAGCATCGTCGATGGCGCCGCCGCCTTCGGCGCCGACATCGTCCTCAAGGTACGCAGCCCGGACGCCGACGAACGCGGCCTGATGCGGCGCGAGGCGGTGCTGGTCGGGATGCTCGATCCCTTCGACGCTGACAATCTCGCCGCGCTGGCCGGGAGCGGTCTCACCGCCTTCGCGCTGGAAGCCGCGCCGCGCATCACGCGCGCGCAGTCGCTCGACGTGCTCTCTTCGCAGGCCAATATCGCCGGCTACAAGGCCATTCTTTTGGCCGCCAATACCTATGGGCGCTTCATGCCGATGCTGATGACGGCGGCCGGCACGGTCAAGGCGGCGCGCGTGCTGATCATGGGCGTGGGCGTGGCCGGGCTGCAGGCGATCGCCACCGCCAAGCGCCTGGGCGCCGTGATCGAGGCGTCCGACGTGCGTCCGCCGGTCAAGGAGCAGGTGGAGTCGCTGGGCGCCAAATTCATCGACGTGCCGTATCTCACCGACGAGGAACGCGAGATCGCCCAGGGCAGCGGCGGCTATGCGCGGCCGATGCCGGCCGACTGGATGCGGCGCCAGGGCGAATTGGTGCACGAGCGCGCGAAACTGGCCGACATCGTCGTCACCACCGCCCTGATCCCGGGCCGCAAGGCGCCCATCCTGATCGGCGAAGAAACGGTGCGCGCCATGAAGCCGGGTTCCGTGATCGTCGACATGGCGATCGCCCAGGGCGGCAACTGCCCGCTGACCGAGCTGGGAAGGACAGTGGTCAAGCATGGGGTGCACATCATCGGCGAACCGAACCTGGCGGCGCTGGTCGCGGCCGATGCGTCGGCCCTGTATGCGCGCAACGTGCTGGACTTCCTCAAGCTCGTGATCGACAAGGACGACCGCTTCTTCATCGACCGCGAGGACGAGATCGTGACCGCGACGCTGGTGTGCGCGAACGGGGAAGTGCTGCGTAAATAG
- the murU gene encoding N-acetylmuramate alpha-1-phosphate uridylyltransferase MurU yields MKAMIFAAGRGERMRPLTDSCPKPLLKVRGRPLITWHVLNLVRAGILDIVINHSHLGHTIEEELGDGSRYGARIVYSHEPTPLETAGGIANALHLLGDEPFLAVSGDIYAPYFDFSLALDALKDIDAVGVPYPVDKRDIAWLWLTPNPWHNPDGDFALDLYTLKNDGATKWNFAGIGVYRAEMFDGIQAGEFLKFGPLMRKFIEQGRVGGEIYQGQWVNVGTVGQLEELNAPLRAAKTAS; encoded by the coding sequence ATGAAAGCGATGATTTTCGCCGCCGGCCGCGGCGAGCGCATGCGGCCCCTGACCGACAGCTGCCCCAAGCCCTTGTTGAAAGTGCGCGGGCGGCCCCTGATCACCTGGCACGTGCTGAACCTGGTGCGCGCCGGGATCCTCGATATCGTGATCAACCACTCCCACCTCGGCCACACGATCGAGGAAGAGCTGGGCGACGGCAGCCGCTACGGCGCGCGCATCGTGTATTCGCACGAGCCGACGCCGCTCGAGACGGCGGGCGGCATCGCCAACGCGCTGCACCTGCTGGGCGACGAACCGTTCCTGGCCGTGTCGGGCGACATCTATGCGCCCTACTTCGATTTCTCGCTGGCGCTCGACGCGCTCAAGGATATCGATGCGGTTGGCGTTCCCTACCCGGTCGACAAGCGCGACATCGCCTGGCTGTGGCTGACGCCGAACCCGTGGCACAACCCGGATGGCGACTTCGCGCTCGACCTGTACACGCTCAAGAACGACGGCGCCACCAAGTGGAACTTCGCCGGCATCGGCGTATACCGCGCCGAGATGTTCGACGGGATCCAGGCCGGCGAGTTCCTCAAGTTCGGGCCGCTGATGCGCAAGTTCATCGAACAGGGCCGCGTCGGCGGCGAAATCTACCAGGGCCAGTGGGTCAACGTCGGCACCGTGGGCCAGCTGGAAGAGCTGAACGCGCCGCTGCGGGCGGCCAAGACGGCTTCATGA